In a genomic window of Candidatus Eisenbacteria bacterium:
- a CDS encoding DUF5989 family protein, translating to MSTVGEIWAFLRERKKWWLGPIIVVLALFGGFLVLAQSSAVAPFIYTIF from the coding sequence GTGTCCACCGTGGGTGAGATCTGGGCCTTCCTGCGCGAGCGCAAGAAGTGGTGGCTCGGGCCCATCATCGTCGTGCTCGCCCTGTTCGGTGGGTTCCTCGTGCTCGCGCAGAGCTCGGCAGTCGCGCCGTTCATCTACACGATCTTCTGA
- a CDS encoding nitroreductase family protein encodes MPLEEAMRTQRAIRRLKPDPVDDALVLRLIELALKAPSGSNQQNWEFVVVKDRAVKEKLGRLNAGMFRIYGGIGRRMSRDQPKMLRILDAVRWQTEHFAEIPVLVVACLRGFRAAWPPVIATSYYGSIYPSVQNLLLAARAAGLGAALITMPLWSTFLARRALGLPWSVTPCAVVPLGWPLGKYGPTTRRPVGEVVHLDRYGNQPFKS; translated from the coding sequence ATGCCCCTCGAGGAGGCGATGCGGACCCAGCGTGCGATCCGCCGCCTGAAGCCCGATCCGGTCGACGACGCGCTCGTGCTGCGGCTGATCGAGCTCGCGCTGAAGGCGCCGTCGGGATCGAACCAGCAGAACTGGGAGTTCGTGGTCGTGAAGGACCGCGCCGTGAAGGAGAAGCTCGGGCGCCTCAACGCCGGCATGTTCCGCATCTACGGGGGGATCGGCCGGCGCATGTCGCGCGACCAGCCGAAGATGCTTCGCATCCTCGACGCCGTACGGTGGCAGACCGAGCACTTCGCCGAGATTCCCGTGCTGGTGGTCGCGTGCCTGCGCGGCTTCCGCGCCGCGTGGCCGCCGGTCATCGCCACCAGCTACTACGGGTCGATCTACCCGTCGGTGCAGAACCTGCTGCTCGCCGCGCGCGCCGCCGGCCTCGGCGCCGCGCTCATCACGATGCCGCTGTGGAGCACGTTCCTCGCGCGCCGCGCGCTGGGCCTCCCGTGGAGCGTCACGCCCTGCGCCGTCGTCCCCCTCGGCTGGCCGCTCGGCAAGTACGGCCCGACCACCCGCCGTCCCGTCGGCGAGGTCGTCCACCTGGACCGCTACGGCAACCAGCCCTTCAAGAGCTGA
- a CDS encoding epoxide hydrolase, which produces MHVEPFRISVSDGVLADLRERLARTRFPDEIADSAWTYGTNLAYAKELVAYWRDRYDWRRHEAALNAFPQFRARVGDLGIHFIHVKGKGPKPFPLVVTHGWPGSVAEFVKIIGPLTDPAAHGGDPADAFDVVCPSMPGYGFSDHARAPGMDAERIAALWAELMPGLGYTRFGAQGGDWGSMVSTYLGANHANVVAGVHLNMVVAFPPDPANPLDGLTQDEVVDMMPMQHFLEEETGYQRIQGTKPQTLGYALNDSPAGLAAWIVEKFRTWSDCDGDVERRFTKDELLTNIMLYWVPETATSSARLYYEMVHAGKFPPQGFRVNVPVGCAIFPKELFRPPRSWVEKLYDVARWTRFPAGGHFAAMEEPAALVDDVRAFFRAVR; this is translated from the coding sequence ATGCACGTCGAGCCGTTCCGCATCAGCGTATCCGACGGGGTGCTCGCAGATCTCCGCGAGCGCCTCGCGCGCACGCGCTTTCCCGACGAGATCGCGGACTCCGCCTGGACCTACGGGACCAACCTCGCCTACGCCAAGGAGCTGGTCGCGTACTGGCGGGATCGCTACGACTGGCGGCGGCACGAGGCTGCCCTCAACGCGTTTCCGCAGTTCCGCGCCCGCGTCGGCGACCTCGGCATCCACTTCATCCACGTGAAGGGGAAGGGGCCGAAGCCGTTCCCGCTGGTCGTGACGCACGGCTGGCCGGGGTCGGTCGCGGAGTTCGTGAAGATCATCGGGCCGCTCACCGACCCGGCGGCCCACGGCGGCGATCCGGCCGACGCTTTCGACGTCGTGTGCCCGTCGATGCCGGGCTACGGCTTCTCGGATCACGCGCGCGCGCCCGGCATGGACGCCGAGCGGATCGCCGCGCTCTGGGCGGAGCTCATGCCCGGGCTCGGCTACACGCGCTTCGGTGCGCAGGGCGGCGACTGGGGCTCGATGGTGAGCACGTACCTCGGCGCGAACCACGCGAACGTCGTCGCCGGCGTCCACCTGAACATGGTCGTGGCGTTCCCGCCCGACCCGGCGAATCCGCTCGACGGCCTCACCCAGGACGAGGTCGTCGACATGATGCCGATGCAGCATTTTCTGGAGGAGGAAACGGGCTACCAGCGCATCCAGGGCACGAAGCCGCAGACGCTGGGCTACGCCCTCAACGACTCGCCCGCGGGGCTCGCCGCCTGGATCGTCGAGAAGTTCCGCACCTGGAGCGACTGCGACGGCGACGTCGAGCGGCGCTTCACCAAGGACGAGCTGCTGACGAACATCATGCTCTACTGGGTCCCGGAGACCGCGACCAGCTCGGCGCGGCTCTACTACGAGATGGTCCACGCCGGGAAATTCCCGCCGCAGGGCTTTCGCGTGAACGTCCCGGTCGGCTGCGCGATCTTCCCGAAGGAGCTCTTCCGGCCGCCGCGCTCGTGGGTGGAGAAGCTCTACGACGTCGCGCGCTGGACGCGCTTCCCGGCGGGCGGGCACTTCGCCGCCATGGAGGAGCCGGCGGCGCTGGTCGACGACGTGCGCGCGTTCTTCCGGGCGGTGCGGTAG
- a CDS encoding PQQ-binding-like beta-propeller repeat protein, whose translation MTNVARIRVTPARVRAAHPLSTVLAALLVPLGAYAVCPPSCAIPGGANPALDCQAEFTSEGIRLNYPAFDPARPKAGKEVRCFDGDVACDRDGVANDQCVFDVDVCLRNADPALPSCTPADVTAVAVSGTTKDAELAALQSALSALVPATANVCTTGRTLTVPLKGPDGLGRFKRAKKKVKLKATTAAGVDADTLKLTCIPRGWPSHGYDHRNTRATPLETVLNPGNASTLVQKWALDLQTEIGASTNAVTSTPTVGFGLVYVGSWNGFVVAAKQTNGGLKWKYDTQSQSIGLAPGITGSVTLTADGRVLVGDAAAVVHCLDGKTGKLLWKTPIGDASVDQIWASPTVVGSRVFIGIASHSDVPCTQGRLVALDLDTGSVQWVHAMIPDKICDSDTAIACTTDAECPDGGACIQARGAGVTATVSTDATGDFVYANTVGCFTFPSIGDEDSILKLDAATGNVVWKTRVNPPEQFNACANDTSVDCRGSADCAFVGGGACNPKSVYHDFGFLNGPIVVEADDGLGGTRELVVSGSKNGSLYARDPASGGAIWTRAVVPIPVTPAFAGFGLFNGAVGFAGDRFFAALYDHSPSLNPAPKHLMAFSAVDGSTAWEDEIGPSWGSVGIGGGLVVAGSLAGTDVYVYDATTGTRLKTFTLPGSVAAGPTIVDGTLYVGYGLGAAGGVRAYGLP comes from the coding sequence ATGACGAACGTCGCTCGCATTCGTGTCACGCCTGCGCGGGTGCGCGCTGCGCACCCGCTTTCAACAGTCCTCGCGGCCCTGCTGGTGCCACTGGGCGCGTACGCCGTCTGCCCGCCGTCGTGCGCGATCCCCGGCGGCGCCAATCCGGCGCTCGACTGCCAGGCCGAGTTCACGAGCGAGGGGATCCGTCTCAACTATCCCGCATTCGATCCGGCGCGCCCGAAGGCCGGCAAGGAGGTACGCTGCTTCGACGGCGACGTCGCGTGCGACCGCGACGGCGTCGCCAACGACCAGTGCGTGTTCGACGTCGACGTCTGTCTGCGGAACGCCGATCCCGCGCTGCCGAGCTGCACCCCCGCCGATGTGACGGCCGTCGCGGTGAGCGGGACCACCAAGGACGCGGAGCTGGCCGCGCTGCAGAGCGCGCTCTCGGCGCTCGTGCCGGCGACGGCGAACGTGTGCACGACGGGCCGCACGCTCACGGTCCCGCTCAAGGGCCCCGACGGGCTCGGCCGCTTCAAGCGAGCCAAGAAGAAGGTGAAGCTGAAGGCGACGACGGCGGCCGGGGTCGACGCGGATACCTTGAAGCTCACCTGCATCCCGCGCGGCTGGCCGAGCCACGGCTACGATCACCGCAACACGCGCGCGACGCCGCTCGAGACCGTCCTCAACCCCGGCAACGCGAGCACGCTCGTGCAGAAGTGGGCGCTCGATCTGCAGACCGAGATCGGCGCCTCGACCAACGCCGTGACGTCGACGCCGACCGTCGGCTTCGGCCTCGTCTACGTGGGCTCCTGGAACGGGTTCGTGGTGGCCGCCAAGCAGACGAACGGCGGCCTCAAGTGGAAGTACGACACGCAGTCGCAGTCGATCGGACTCGCGCCGGGGATCACGGGCTCCGTGACGCTCACGGCGGACGGCCGCGTCCTGGTCGGCGACGCGGCGGCGGTCGTACACTGCCTCGACGGGAAGACGGGCAAGCTCCTGTGGAAGACACCGATCGGCGACGCCTCTGTCGACCAAATCTGGGCCTCGCCCACCGTCGTGGGCAGCCGCGTCTTCATCGGCATCGCGTCGCACTCCGACGTCCCGTGCACGCAGGGCCGCCTGGTGGCGCTCGATCTCGACACCGGCAGCGTCCAGTGGGTCCACGCGATGATCCCCGACAAGATCTGCGACTCCGACACCGCGATCGCCTGCACCACGGACGCCGAGTGCCCGGACGGCGGCGCCTGCATCCAGGCCCGCGGTGCCGGCGTCACCGCGACCGTCTCGACCGACGCGACCGGCGACTTCGTCTACGCGAACACCGTCGGCTGCTTCACCTTCCCGTCGATCGGCGACGAGGATTCGATCCTGAAGCTCGACGCCGCGACCGGCAACGTCGTGTGGAAGACACGGGTCAATCCGCCCGAGCAGTTCAACGCCTGTGCCAACGACACGTCGGTCGATTGTCGCGGCTCGGCCGACTGCGCCTTCGTCGGCGGTGGCGCGTGCAATCCGAAGTCGGTGTACCACGACTTCGGGTTCTTGAACGGTCCGATCGTGGTCGAGGCCGACGACGGCCTCGGCGGAACGCGCGAGCTGGTCGTCTCCGGCAGCAAGAACGGATCGCTGTACGCGCGCGACCCCGCGTCCGGAGGGGCGATCTGGACGCGCGCCGTCGTGCCGATCCCGGTCACGCCGGCGTTCGCGGGCTTCGGGCTCTTCAACGGCGCCGTCGGCTTCGCGGGCGACCGCTTCTTCGCGGCGCTCTACGATCACTCGCCGTCGCTCAACCCGGCGCCGAAGCACCTGATGGCGTTCAGCGCCGTCGACGGGTCGACGGCGTGGGAGGACGAGATCGGGCCGTCGTGGGGCAGCGTCGGCATCGGCGGCGGGCTCGTCGTCGCGGGGTCGCTGGCGGGGACCGACGTCTACGTCTACGACGCGACCACCGGCACGCGGCTGAAGACGTTCACCCTGCCGGGTTCGGTCGCGGCCGGCCCGACGATCGTCGACGGGACGCTCTACGTCGGCTACGGGCTCGGTGCCGCAGGAGGCGTTCGCGCCTACGGCCTGCCGTAG
- a CDS encoding peptidylprolyl isomerase: MQVARHTVVSIDYTLTNDEGEVIDTSKGAEPLSYIHGTGQIVPGLEAAMTGRGVGDSFRIRIEASEGYGERDPDLVQAAKPSQFGGETPEVGMQVRADGPDGAQIFTIVGVEGDRVTLDGNHPLAGMPLTFDVAIVGVRAATAQEVQHGHAHGDHGKDH; this comes from the coding sequence ATGCAGGTCGCACGTCATACCGTCGTCTCGATCGACTACACGCTCACGAACGACGAGGGCGAAGTCATCGACACCTCGAAGGGCGCCGAGCCCCTCTCCTACATTCACGGCACGGGGCAGATCGTCCCCGGGCTCGAGGCCGCGATGACCGGGCGCGGCGTCGGCGATTCGTTCCGCATCCGGATCGAAGCCTCGGAGGGCTACGGCGAGCGCGATCCCGATCTCGTCCAGGCCGCGAAGCCCTCGCAGTTCGGCGGCGAGACGCCCGAAGTCGGAATGCAAGTGCGCGCCGACGGGCCCGACGGCGCGCAGATCTTCACGATCGTCGGGGTCGAAGGCGACCGGGTGACGCTCGACGGCAACCACCCGCTCGCGGGCATGCCGCTCACGTTCGACGTCGCGATCGTCGGCGTGCGCGCGGCCACGGCGCAGGAGGTCCAGCACGGCCACGCGCACGGGGACCACGGCAAGGATCACTGA
- a CDS encoding isovaleryl-CoA dehydrogenase, with amino-acid sequence MADTTGHTTHEVTNQPPLLEGYDLFSTDRVLGEAVEREGAAWARDRLVRLGTFLGGAPLEWGRLANAYPPVLRTHDRFGHRIDEVEFHPAWHDLMRTSVAHELHALPWRDPRRGAHAARAALFYLMSEVEAGHGCPISMTYSAVPALRMQPEVAAEWEPRVTSTSYDPSCRPATEKSGALCGMAMTEKQGGSDVRANTTRAVALGRPGPGGEYAITGHKWFCSAPMCDVFLVLAHTDRGLSCFLLPRWLPDGTRNRFHIQRLKDKLGNRSNASSEVEFHGAWARMVGEEGRGVPTIIEMVNHTRLDCVIGASGGMRSALVQALHHTRHRSAFGKRLVEHALMQNVLADLAIESEAATVAMMRLARAYDDGVPAEEQAFARLATAVVKYWVCKRQPPLVVEALECLGGGGYVEESIMPRLFRESPLNGIWEGSGNVICLDALRAMGREPESVEAFFAELDRSRGRDPRLDAFVDGVRAELGDFTDIERRARRVVERLALALQGALLVRHGDPAAADAFCASRLAGDHGKAFGTLPRDTDFARIIERATPA; translated from the coding sequence ATGGCGGACACGACGGGGCACACGACGCACGAGGTCACGAACCAGCCGCCGCTCCTCGAGGGCTACGATCTCTTCTCCACCGACCGGGTGCTCGGCGAGGCGGTCGAGCGTGAGGGCGCCGCGTGGGCCCGCGACCGGCTCGTCCGGCTCGGCACGTTTCTCGGCGGTGCGCCGCTCGAGTGGGGACGGCTCGCGAACGCCTACCCGCCCGTGCTGCGCACCCACGATCGCTTCGGGCATCGGATCGACGAGGTCGAGTTCCATCCGGCCTGGCACGACCTCATGCGCACGTCGGTCGCCCACGAGCTGCACGCGCTCCCGTGGCGCGACCCGCGCCGCGGCGCGCACGCGGCGCGCGCGGCCCTGTTCTACCTCATGTCCGAAGTCGAGGCCGGCCACGGCTGCCCGATCTCGATGACGTACTCCGCCGTGCCGGCGCTCCGCATGCAGCCCGAGGTGGCGGCCGAATGGGAGCCGCGCGTCACGTCGACGTCCTACGATCCGAGCTGCAGGCCGGCCACCGAGAAGTCCGGTGCGCTCTGCGGCATGGCGATGACCGAGAAGCAGGGCGGCTCCGACGTGCGCGCGAACACGACCCGCGCCGTCGCGCTCGGCCGTCCGGGGCCCGGCGGCGAGTACGCGATCACCGGCCACAAGTGGTTCTGCTCGGCGCCGATGTGCGACGTGTTCCTCGTCCTCGCCCACACCGACCGCGGCCTCTCGTGTTTCCTCTTGCCGCGCTGGCTGCCCGACGGAACGCGCAACCGTTTCCACATCCAGCGCTTGAAGGACAAGCTCGGCAACCGCTCCAACGCCTCGAGCGAGGTCGAGTTCCACGGCGCCTGGGCGCGCATGGTCGGCGAGGAGGGACGCGGCGTGCCCACCATCATCGAGATGGTGAACCACACGCGGCTCGACTGCGTGATCGGCGCCTCCGGCGGCATGCGCTCGGCGCTGGTGCAGGCCCTGCACCACACGCGCCATCGCAGCGCGTTCGGCAAGCGCCTGGTCGAGCACGCCCTCATGCAGAACGTCCTCGCCGACCTCGCGATCGAGAGCGAGGCCGCGACCGTCGCCATGATGCGGCTCGCGCGCGCCTACGACGACGGGGTGCCCGCCGAGGAGCAGGCGTTCGCCCGCCTCGCGACGGCGGTCGTGAAGTACTGGGTGTGCAAGCGGCAACCGCCGCTGGTCGTCGAAGCGCTCGAGTGCCTCGGCGGCGGCGGATACGTCGAGGAGTCGATCATGCCTCGCCTGTTCCGCGAGTCGCCGCTCAACGGCATCTGGGAGGGCTCGGGCAACGTCATCTGCCTCGACGCCCTCCGCGCGATGGGCCGCGAGCCCGAGTCGGTCGAGGCGTTCTTCGCCGAGCTCGACCGTTCGCGCGGGCGCGACCCCCGGCTCGACGCCTTCGTCGACGGCGTGCGCGCCGAGCTCGGGGACTTCACCGACATCGAGCGCCGCGCCCGCCGCGTGGTGGAGCGGCTCGCGCTGGCGCTGCAGGGCGCGCTCCTGGTCCGGCACGGCGACCCGGCGGCGGCCGACGCCTTCTGCGCGTCGCGCCTCGCGGGCGACCACGGCAAGGCCTTCGGCACCCTCCCGCGCGACACCGATTTCGCGCGCATCATCGAGCGCGCGACGCCGGCCTGA